One window of Kryptolebias marmoratus isolate JLee-2015 linkage group LG3, ASM164957v2, whole genome shotgun sequence genomic DNA carries:
- the cdk2ap2 gene encoding cyclin-dependent kinase 2-associated protein 2 isoform X2 translates to MLTHTGSVKADVPRKISAPRKKAPRSSSPAGKLYKHWIDGTEGSSASYVELPAEIAMSYKPIAPAPSGSNHTPPGSSVPSPSLPSSSNFRPAFSDFGPPSMGFVQPVKVSQGSTYSELLSVIEEMSREIRPTYAGSKSAMERLKRGIIHARALVRECLAETERSART, encoded by the exons ATGCTCACGCACACCGGAAGCGTCAAGGCTGACGTTCCACGGAAGATTTCAGCTCCTCgtaaaaaag CTCCTAGGAGCTCTTCACCAGCAGGAAAGCTGTATAAGCATTGGATCGACGGGACGGAAGGAAGCAGCGCGTCGTACGTGGAGCTGCCTGCTGAAATCGCCATGAGTTACAAACCCATCGCTCCCGCGCCATCCGGCTCCAACCACACTCCGCCAG GCTCGTCGGTGCCGTCTCCATCCCTCCCATCGTCGTCCAACTTCAGGCCAGCCTTCAGCGACTTCGGGCCACCTTCTATGGGTTTCGTTCAG CCTGTGAAAGTGTCCCAAGGCTCCACCTACAGCGAGCTGCTGTCCGTCATCGAGGAGATGAGCCGTGAGATCAGGCCTACGTACGCTGGGAGCAAAAGCGCCATGGAGAGGCTAAAGAGAG GTATTATCCACGCCCGAGCGCTGGTCAGAGAGTGTCTTGCAGAAACGGAGAGAAGCGCTCGCACATAA
- the cdk2ap2 gene encoding cyclin-dependent kinase 2-associated protein 2 isoform X1, with amino-acid sequence MLTHTGSVKADVPRKISAPRKKAAPRSSSPAGKLYKHWIDGTEGSSASYVELPAEIAMSYKPIAPAPSGSNHTPPGSSVPSPSLPSSSNFRPAFSDFGPPSMGFVQPVKVSQGSTYSELLSVIEEMSREIRPTYAGSKSAMERLKRGIIHARALVRECLAETERSART; translated from the exons ATGCTCACGCACACCGGAAGCGTCAAGGCTGACGTTCCACGGAAGATTTCAGCTCCTCgtaaaaaag CAGCTCCTAGGAGCTCTTCACCAGCAGGAAAGCTGTATAAGCATTGGATCGACGGGACGGAAGGAAGCAGCGCGTCGTACGTGGAGCTGCCTGCTGAAATCGCCATGAGTTACAAACCCATCGCTCCCGCGCCATCCGGCTCCAACCACACTCCGCCAG GCTCGTCGGTGCCGTCTCCATCCCTCCCATCGTCGTCCAACTTCAGGCCAGCCTTCAGCGACTTCGGGCCACCTTCTATGGGTTTCGTTCAG CCTGTGAAAGTGTCCCAAGGCTCCACCTACAGCGAGCTGCTGTCCGTCATCGAGGAGATGAGCCGTGAGATCAGGCCTACGTACGCTGGGAGCAAAAGCGCCATGGAGAGGCTAAAGAGAG GTATTATCCACGCCCGAGCGCTGGTCAGAGAGTGTCTTGCAGAAACGGAGAGAAGCGCTCGCACATAA